TCAGACGGCTGCATCGCCTTCGGGCGCCGGTACGCCGCTTGCCCGTCCGGGCGCTGTTGCGGCGCCATCATCCGCGCCTGCAACCACGACAACTGCCGTGACGGTTCCGAAGTCGCCGCTACCGGAGCCGCCGGCCGCAACGGGCAGCTTCGAATGGCCGGTTCAAGGGAAAATCCTCTCGAGCTTCGGGCCGAAAGCCAACGGGCTTCATAATGACGGCGTCAATATCGCCGCAGAGACTGGGGCGCCCGTCAAGGCGTCGCAAAGCGGCGTCGTTGCCTATGCGGGCAATGAGCTCAAGGGCTATGGCAATCTCCTGCTCGTCCGGCACGAGAATGACTGGATCACGGCTTATGCCCATAACAGCAAGCTGCTCGTGCAGCGGGGCGACAAGGTCGTGCGCGGCCAGACGATCTCGCTCGCTGGCAACAGCGGCAGCGTGGTTACGCCCCAGGTTCATTTTGAAGTGCGAAAGGGCTCGAAAGCGCTAGATCCGCTGACCGTAATCGGCCGCTAGGGCGACCGCTCAATCGAGCGTCTGGCCGAGCCGGCCTGCAATGTCCTGAATGAATTGCCATGCCACGCGGCCGGAGCGCGCGCCGCGTGTTGCCGCCCATTCGATGGCTTCGGCGTGAAGAGCATCGGAATCGATCTTCAGGCCGTGATGCGCCGCATAGCCGTCGACCATGCCGAGATATTCCGCCTGGCTGCAATTGTGGAAGCCGAGCCAGAGGCCGAAACGGTCCGACAGCGAAACCTTCTCTTCGACCGCTTCCGACGGGTTGATCGCCGTCGAACGCTCGTTGTCCATCATGTCGCGTGGCATCAAGTGACGGCGGTTGGAAGTAGCGTAGAAAATGACATTGCGCGGGCGGCCCTCGATGCCGCCTTCGAGCACCGCCTTCAGCGATTTGTAGCTGGTATCGTCATGATCGAAGGAAAGATCATCACAAAAGATCACCGCGCGCCGGTCCTGTCCGCGCAACTGGGTCATCAGGCGCGGGAGGCTTTCAATGTCCTCCCGGTGGATTTCGATCAGGATAAGGCTCGCCGGGCTTTCCGCGTTGACGGCCGCATGTGCCGCTTTCACCAGCGAGCTTTTGCCCATGCCTCGCGCGCCCCAGAGCAGGGCGTTGTTCGCGGGCAGACCCCGGGCGAAACGGCGCGTGTTGTCGAGTAGAATGTCCCTCACGCGGTCCACCCCCTTGATGAGGGATAGGTCGACACGTGCCACCTCCGGCACCGGGTCCAGGCGGGCGCTTTCGGCGTTCCAGACGAAAGCATCGGCCTTGTCGAGACCGGCGCTCTCCACGGGAGGCGGCGAGAGACGCTCAAGGGCCTCTGCTATCCGTTTCAGGAACATGTCTGTGCCGGTTTTCTCGGTCATGGGTAAGGGCTCGTGGAGGTGGCAGGAGGGCCTCAGGGGCGGCGACCGTAACACCTCGGTCGCCGCCCGGAAATGTCTGTATATCCCAAAACTTAGCGCCGATAGCGCCGCGAATGGGCCCCGGTTTGCAAAAGCCCGGCCTGCCGGTATAGTCCGCCGCAAATCAATGCAAAGGCGGCCGTTTTGCGCGGTCGTTCCATGCTGGCGACAGAAAACAGGAGACATCGATGGGTGGTGGCGGCGCTTCGGAATTCATGATTCAGCTTTTTCCGTTCATCGCCCTTTTCGCGATCATGTACTTCCTGGTCCTGCGTCCGCAGCAGCGCCGCGTGAAGCTGCACCGCGAGATGGTGACCAATGTGCGCCGCGGTGACGTTGTGGTGACCGCCGGCGGGCTGATTGGAAAAGTGACCAAGGTCGACGACCTGGAAGTGACGGTCGAAATTGCCGACAATGTTCGCGTCCGCGTAGTCAAGAGCACGCTTACCGATGTGCGCTCGAAGTCCGAGCCCGTTCCGGCCAACACGAATACCCCTTCTTAAGCCCATCGCCTGCGCCGCCCGGGAGGGGAGCAAAACGATATGCTGCATTTCGATCGCTGGAAGGTCGCTCTGATACTTCTGGTCTGTTTCGCGGGCCTCGCCTATTCGGCGCCGAATTTCATTCCGAAGGCCTCGCTTCAGGGCGTTCCGGAATGGTTGCCCCACCAGCAGATCAATCTCGGGCTCGACCTGCGAGGCGGGTCCTATCTGCTCCTTGCCGTCGATACCGCATCGATTGTCCGAGACCGGCAGCAAAGCCTCGTGAACGATGTGCGAAATGCGCTTCGCAGCGAGCGTATCCCTTATACCGGGCTTGGCCTGCAAGGGGAGGGCGTCAGCGTCCGCATCACCAACCCGGAAGATGTTGAAAAGGCGAGGGAAGCAATCGAGGGTCTGTCCACCATCGTTTCCGGCAACGCGTTCTCGACATTGCCGGAGCGGGATCTGGCTATCGTTACGACCGAACGTCAAATCACTGTGGCACTGACCGAGGCAGAAAAAATCGCGCGGACTCAATCGGCGGTGCAACAGTCGATCGAGATCGTCCGCCGCCGTATCGATGAACTCGGCACCACCGAGCCGGTGATCCAGCAGCAGGGCACGGATCGGATCCTCGTTCAGGTTCCGGGCCTTGACGATCCGCAGCGCCTGAAGGAACTGCTCGGCCAGACAGCGAAAATGAATTTCCGGCTGGTGAGCAACGCCATGTCGGGCCAGCAGGCTCTGGCCAGCCGGACCGTTCCATCAGGAACTGAAATTCTCTATACGGCGGATGAGCCGCGCGCGCCGGTGCTGGTCGAGAGGCGGATTATGGTGGGCGGCGACCGTCTCGTCGACGCACAACCGGGCTTCGATCAGCGCAACGGACAGCCTGTGGTCAATTTCCGCTTCGATTCTTCGGGAGCACGCCAGTTCGGCGAGGTCACTCGCAACAATGTCGGCCGTCCTTTCGCCATCGTACTCGACGACAAGGTTATCAGCGCGCCGCGCATCAATGAACCGATCATGGGTGGCTCCGGCCAGATCAGCGGCAGTTTCACGGTGCAGGCGGCGAACGATCTCGCCATTTTGCTGCGTGCCGGCGCTCTGCCTGCGCCCCTCAACGTGCTTGAAGAGCGGACAGTCGGTCCGGGTCTCGGCGCGGACTCCATTCGCGCGGGTGAAATTGCGGCCGTTATAGGTTCCGTCGCCGTCGTCGTCTTCATGATCGCGAGCTACGGCTTCTTCGGCCTGCTGGCGAATATCGCGCTCTTCCTCAACGTCGCGATGATTTTCGCCGCCCTCTCGATTCTTCAGGCGACTCTGACGCTGCCGGGTATCGCGGGCATTGTGCTGACGATCGGCATGGCAGTGGACGCGAACGTGCTCATCTATGAGCGCATAAGGGAAGAAATAGCAGCGGGGAAGGGGCCGATACCGGCCATCGAGGCTGGCTACAATCGAGCTCTCTCATCCATTCTCGATGCGAACATCACCACGCTTATTTCCGCGGCAATCCTCTTCCAGATGGGCTCGGGGCCTGTGCGCGGCTTCGCGGTCACACTCGGCATAGGCATTATCACCTCGGTCTTTACTGCCTTCACCGTAAACCGTCTCATGGTGTCGGTGTGGCTGCGCCGCCGCCGTCCGAAGACGCTGTATCTGTGACCGGCCGGAGGGGAACCCAATCATGAGACATCTGAAACTCATTCCGGACGACACGAATTTCCAGTTCGTCAAATGGCGCTATATCGCCGTCGGCCTCTCGCTTCTAGTGATGGTTGTTTCAAGCGCGCTTCTGATTACACGCGGACTGAACTTCGGTATCGATTTCGAGGGTGGCATTGTCATCGAGATTTCGACTGACGGTCCGGCCGATATTTCTCAGCTTCGTGCCGATATTGGTGGTCTCGATCTCGGTGAAGTCCAGATTCAGGAATTCGGCCAGGCCGACGACGTGTTGATCCGCGTCCAGTCGCCCAGGGACGGCGGAGAAGAAGCTTCGCAGGAAGTCGTCAACAAAATCAGAGGCCAGCTCGGTGACACGGTCGAATACCGGCGCGTCGAGGTTGTGGGTCCGCAGGTGAGTGGTGAGCTTGTCCAGGACGGGATTCTCGCTGTCGTCATCTCCATTGCGTTGATGCTGGTTTATATCTGGTTCCGCTTCGAGTGGCAGTTCAGCCTGGGTTCGGTCATAGCCCTCGTTCATGACGTCATGGCAACACTTGGACTGTTCTGTATCCTGCAGCTCGAGTTCAACCTGACCTCGATCGCGGCCATCCTCACCATTGTCGGTTATTCGATGAACGATACGGTTATCGTCTTCGACCGCGTGCGCGAGAACCTGCGAAAATACAAGAAGATGGATCTCGGTGCCTTGATCGATCTTTCGATAAACCAGACCTTGTCGCGCACCGTCATGACCTCGGGTACTACGCTTCTCGCGCTTCTGGCACTTTTCATTTTTGGCGGGGAAGTGCTGCGCGATTTCACCTTCGCGATGATCTTCGGCATTTTCATCGGCACCTATTCGTCTATCTTCATCGCGGCGCCGGTTCTGCTTACCGTCGGCGTCACGCGCGATGCATCGACCGGCGGTCTGGGCCGCGCCGCCAAGGACAAGGCGCCCGAAAAGGCGTGAACGATGGCGATGAAGCCGCGTTTCGAGGGACAGCCCGCGCTCGAGGCTTATGGAGATGGCGGCTTTCGCCTCAACGGGCAGCGTTTCGAAGGCTCGCTCATTGTAACGCCAGTCGGCGTCTATCCATGGGACCTGACTTCCGTTTCCGGCATCACGCCGGAGTCGCTTGCTCCCGTCGTTGAAGCAGCCGGTGCTTTTGACTTCCTGATTGTCGGCACGGGCGAACATATGGCATCGCTCCCCGGCGCCGCGCTTGCGCGACTCACCTCCCTTGCGATCTTTCCCGATGTAATGGCAACCGGCCCAGCGTGCCGTACCTACAATCTCATGCTCTCGGAAAACCGGCGCGTGGCTGCCGCGTTGATCGCGGTTGCATAGCAGGGCCGCCGTCAGGCTTGGCTTTTTCTCCAGAAACTCCTAGCTTTCAACGCAGTATCGCGACGTTGAGTCGCATGATGACGAGGCGGACGCCGACCCGGGGCCGGGGCACGTCTTGCCATCCTTTACGGCCCGCCCACGGGTCGTATGGCATTCAGAAGGGGAAACTCCATGGCATCAATTCTCACGTCACTGCGAAACACGGTGATAGCCGGTTTCGTACTCGCGGCAGTTCTGCTGCTCATGTATCTCAATTGGAACGACTGGGACGGCGTCTCCCTCGGACATGCCTTCTGGGCGTTCATCTTCCGCTGGTTGCATGTGATCAGCGGCGTGATGTGGATCGGCCTGCTCTGGTATTTCAACTTTGTGCAGATCCCGAACATGCCGAAGATTCCGGACGAGCAGAAGCCCGCCATCGGCAAGGTGATCGCGCCGGCCGCGCTTTTCTGGTTCCGCTGGGGCGCCATGGCGACCATCGTCACCGGCATTATCCTTGCCATGATGAATGGCTATCTTGTTTCGGCCTATACGCTTGGTGCGATCGAAGGCTTTGCTGTCCCCAAGAACATCGCTATCGGCATCGGCATGTGGCTCGGCACGATCATGTGGTTCAACGTCTGGTTCGTGATCTGGCCGAACCAGAAGATCGCGCTCGGCATCGTCGAGGCGCCGGCGGAATCCAAACCCGCCGCCGCCCGGACCGCAATGCTCTTCTCGCGGACCAACACGATGCTCTCGATCCCGATGCTTTTCGCCATGGTGTCGGCACAGAACATCTACTGATCCTTCGGGATCGGAAACCGGACGGGGCCGCCTTGAAGGCGGCCCCGTTTGCTTTAGGTATCAGGCATGGCCGATGAAGCAATGAGCGTCAGCATGAAAACGAGCCTCGACGAGGTTCGACGGTACGATCACGACCGTTTCCTGACGCTGCTCTTCGCGCCGATGCCGCAACGCCTGTCGCTTATTGCGCTTTATGCCTTCAATCTGGAAATTGCCCGTGTCGCGGAAAACGTTACCGAGCCGATGATGGGTCATATCCGCCTGCAATGGTGGCGGGAAACTCTCGAAGGCCTGCCGAACGGCGAGACGAGGGGGCATGCCGTTGCTGCTGCCGTTGCCGAGGCGGATCTGAAAATCCCGAGGCTGCAGGCATTGATCGACGCGCGGGAGCGTGATCTTTCGGAAGATGTATTTGAAGACGTCGCCATGCTCGACAGCTATGCGGAGAAAACATCCGCCGCCGTCATGGATATCGCGGCGCGGGCGCTCGGCGGTGAGGAGAAGGCGGATGCTGCGGCGGATGCCATCCGCCATGCGGGCATCGCCTATGCACTGACCGGGCTTCTCCGGGCGCTTCCTGTTCACGCTTCGCAGGGGCGGCTGACAATGCCCGCCGATGTGCTGCTCCGGTGCAATGTCGATCCACATACGGTATTGGCCGGTGAAATGACCGAGGGCCTTCGTGCCGTGATCCAGGATGTCGCGGATCATGCCCGCAGCCATCTCTCGGCGGCGCGCATGGCGCATTTCGATCCGCAGCTTCTCCCCGCGCTTATGCCGGCATCGCTTTGCGACCGCTATCTCGACATGATGACAGCGCCCGGCTTCGATCCGTTCCGCGATCGAACGGATGTTCCCGCCTTCCGCCGCCAGCTCAGGCTGCTTGGAAGAAACTTCAGGAAAAAAATCTGACTATTCGGCCGCTTCCGCCCTCGGCCGCAGCCAGGCTTCGAGGTCCGCCAGCGCGCGCGACGTATAGGCACGTTTCCGTGCCGGGGCTTTGGCTTTGCCCCTTGGGCGCTTGCCGTTCTCGTCGAGCGGTACTTCGGGAGGCGGGAAGAGGCCAAAGTTCACATTCATCGGCTGGAAGGTGGTTGCGTCCGCGTCGCCGGTGATGTGGGCGAGGAGGGCGCCCAATGCCGTCGTGCGCGGCGGCGTCTGCGGCAGGCGGCCAAGCCGTTCCGCCGCGGCGAAGCGCCCGGCGAGCAGGCCCATGGCGCCGCTCTCGACATAACCCTCTACGCCGGTGATCTGTCCGGCAAAACGCAGGCGCGGTTCCTTCGCGAGCCGCATGACGGGATCGAGCAGTTTCGGGCTGTTGATGAATGTGTTGCGGTGCAGCCCGCCAAGCCGCGCGAACTCCGCTTTTTCGAGGCCCGGAATGGTGCGGAAGACGCGCGTCTGTTCGCCATGCTTCAGCTTGGTCTGGAAGCCGACCATGTTGTAGAGCGTGCCGAGCGCGTTGTCCTGGCGAAGCTGCACGATCGCATAGGCCTTCACGTCCGGCGCATGAGGATTGGTGAGACCCACCGGCTTCATCGGTCCGAAGCGCAACGTCTCGGGCCCGCGTTCCGCCATCACCTCGATGGGCAGGCAACCGTCGAAATAGGGCGTGTCCTTTTCCCATTCCTTGAATTCGGTCTTGTCGCCGGTCAGCAGCGCGTCGATGAAGGCTTCGTATTGCTCGCGCGTCATCGGGCAGTTGATGTAGTCCTTGCCGGCGCCGCCTGCACCCGCCGTGCTGCCCGCGCTCTCCTTGTCGTAGCGCGACTGGAACCAGCACACCGACATGTCGATGCTGTCGCGGTAGACGATGGGGGCGATGGCGTCGAAAAAGGCGAGTTCGTCCGCGCCGGTCAGTTCGCCGATGGCCTTGCCCAGGGCGTCGGAGGTGAGGGGCCCTGTCGCGATGATCGCATTGTCCCAATCCGCGGGCGGCAACCCGTCGATCTCGCCGCGCTCCACTGTCACCAGCGGATGCGCCGTCAGTTTCTCCGTCACGTAATTCGAGAAATTGTCGCGGTCGACGGCGAGCGCGCCGCCTGCCGGCACGCGTGCAACGGCGGCGGCTTCCATCAGCAGCGAGCCCGCGCGCCGCATCTCTTCATGCAGCAATCCGACGGCGTTCAGCTCGTGATCGTCGGAGCGGAACGAGTTCGAGCAGACGAGTTCGGCGAAGCCGTCCGTGTGGTGCGCGTCCGTCTTCACCAAGGGCCGCATCTCGTGCAGCACCACGGGTACGCCCGCCTGCGCGAGCTGCCATGCGGCCTCGGAGCCGGCCATGCCGGCACCGATCACGTGAACTGGTTTGATGTCTTTTGTCATGGAGCGCTTTGTAACGCGGAACTGAGCCATTCCCAAGAGGGGCCAAGCTTGGTGCCAACGATAGATGTTATGCCAAGGAGCGAGATCGATACCGGAAGTAGGATCGGCCAGAGCCGCCAAACGCCCTCTGCGGATTGTTTGAAGGCTCTGCTTCTGATTTCCCAGATTTCTGCGGACTTGCGGCGGCACTCCAAACAACGGCAGTCACGCCGATGGTGGCGTGGTGTTTTCCGTTCGGGGATATCGAGGTTGTTATGCTCGCGGGTCATGCGAGCCAGTTTGCCAATCCTGCTACTTTTTAAAAGCTATCAGCTTTGAACACCCAGTTTTCGGCACGGGGGCGTTGCAACCGGTGTTGCATAGCCCTTGAAAGGGGGGTGCAGAACTTTCAGGAACAACTTATGAGTCCGTGCTAGAGCGAGTTATTTTGGCTGGTGTGCATCCGAATCACTTCTCTCAGTTCCACACCTTCGGCTTCCGCCCGCTCCACGGCAGTTCCTTCTCCAGCTGTGCCGCCAGCCGGAACAGCGTCGCCTCATCGGCGTAGCGCCCGGTGAACATCATGCCTATGGGCAGGCCATTCTCGGACTGCCAGAGCGGCAGCGAGAGCGAGGGCTGGCCGGTGAAGTTGAAGGGCGGGGTGAAGGGGAAGACCTGCCCCTGCTTCTTGTTCAGCTCGCGCGGTTCCTGGTCCGGCCCGAGGTGGCCGATTTCCGGCTGCAACTGGCCGAGCACCGGGCAGAGATAGACGTCCACATCCTCGAATACCGACAGCACCTGCCGGTTCATCAGCCGAAGCTGCTGCCAGCCCCACATGGCCTGTGCGCCGGTCAGCTTGCTGCCGTTCTTGAAGCCAGCCCAGGTCAGCGGCTCCAGCTCGTCCTGTTCCGGCTCGCGGCCCATCGCCTCGATCCGCCGCAGCATGCCGGCCGCGAAATTCGAGCCCGAAACGGCGCCCTGCGCACGGTAGAGCTGGCGATAGTCGATGCCGAGGCCGCGCGGCGTCACGGTGTGGCCGAGCTTCGCGAGCACATCGGCCGTCTTCTCCAGCGCCGCCTGAATTTCGGGATGGATGGGTTTGCCGCCCGGCGTCTCGCTCGACCAGGCGATCTTCAGCTTGCCGGGGCTCCGGGTGATCTCCTCCATATAGGGCCGCTCTTTCGGCGGCGGCGCGTAGGGCGAGGCGGGTTCTGGATAGCCGGTCGCGTCCAGCATCGCGGCACTGTCGCGCACGGTGCGGCTCACGACATGGTCGACGCTGAAGCCGATGGCGCGGTCGAAATCGTCAGGCCCTTGCGGGTTGCGGTCACGCGTCACCTTCATGCCGACAAGGCCGCAACAGGCCGCCGGAATGCGGATCGAGCCGAGCCCGTCCGATGCATGCGCGAGCGGCAGGATGCCCGCACCCACGGCCGAGGCCGCGCCGCCCGACGAGCCGCCGGAAATACGGTTCGGGTCCCAGGGATTGCGGCAAGGCCCGAGCAGGCGGGATTCCGTCGTGCCGGTGATGCCATATTCGGGTGTGTTGGTTTTCCCGAACAGCACAGTGCCCGACGCGCGGTAGCGTTTCACCAGCTCGCTGTCGTGATCGTCGACGATCTTCGCGACGAACTTGCTGCCGCTGGTGCGCGGCCAGCCTTTCACTTCGGTGCCGAGATCCTTGATGAGAAACGGAACGCCCTTGAAAGGTCCGTCCGGCAGTTTGCCCTTCGCGGTCTCGCGCGCCTCGTCGAAGGCGGAATAGACCACCGCGTTCAGCGTGCCATTGTGCTTTTCGGTGCGCTCTATGGCGGCGTCGACAAGTTCCAGCGGCGTCACCTCGCCCTTCTTCACGAGCTCGCCGAGGCTCAGTCCGTCATGGTCCGCATATTCCGTAAAAGCCATCATCTCTCTCCCGATTGTCGTCGTCAGTTCCAGATCGCCGGATGTCTGTCCTTCCAGGGCCGCGCTTCTTCAAGCTGCGCCGCGAGGCGGAACAGCGTCGCCTCGTCGCCGAAGCGGGCCGAGAACATCATGCCGACGGGCAGCCCGTCCGAAGACATGGCAAGCGGCAGCGAAATCGCCGGCTGTCCCGTCAGGTTCTGGATCGGCGTGAAAGGCACATAGTCGACAGCCGGGGCGAATGCCTTCAGCGGATCGCGCTCATTGATATCGATAAGGCCGAGCGGAATGGGCGGGGAGGCCAGTGTCGGCGTCAGCCACACATCGTGGCTTTCCATGAAGCCCGCTACGCGCCGGGTCATGGCCTGCGCCTCCTTCACCAGCATCAGGTATTGAGCGGCGCTCACCTGCTTGCCGATTTCATAAAGTCCCCAGGTCAGCCCTTCCAGTTCATCTTCCTTCGGCCCGCGCCCGCGCCGCAGTGCCTCGCCCTCGATTTCCGAGGCGAGCCAGGAGGCCCACATGGGCAGAAAGATGCTGCCCGGTTCCTCAGGCTTCAGCGGCGGCGCCGCTTCCACAACCTCGTGGCCGAGATCGGCGAGCAGCTTCGCCGTCTCTTCCACGCCTTTCACGCAGTCGGCGTGAAGCGGGTTTCCCGCCGGGTTCGTCTTGCTGAAAGCGATGCGCAGCTTGCCGGGCTTGCGTCCGGCTTCCTCGAGAAAAGGCCGCTCCACATGCGGCGCGGCATAGGGCGCGCCCGGTTCATAGCCGTGTGTGCAGTCGAGCATCGCAGCACTGTCACGCACGCTGCGCGTCACCACATGTTCATGGCAGAGCCCACTCAGCACATCTCCATAATCCGGTCCGAGCGAGGTCCGTGCCCTTGTCGGCTTCAATCCCACCAGCCCGCATGAAGAAGCCGGAATGCGGATGGAGCCGCCGCTGTCATTTGCGTGAGCCAACGGAACAAGGCCGGCGGCGACAGCTGCCGCCGCGCCGCCCGAGGAGCCGCCGGTCGAATGGTTCACGTTCCAGGGGTTGCGCGCGGGTCCGTAAAGCGCGCTTTCGGTGGTCGGCAGAAGCGTGAATTCAGGCACATTCGTCTTGCCGAGAATGCTCAGCCCCGCCTTCTTGAAGCGCTTCGCCAGTGCCGCGTCTTCCGTCGCCGCAGTGCCTGCCCGAAAGCGTGAGCCGAGGCGCGTTGTCGTGCCGGCGAGGTCGCCGAATGCGTCCTTCAGCAGAAAAGGCACGCCCTTGAAGGGGCCGTCGACGGGTGCTTTTGCAGCGGCGCGGCCAATGTCATAGAGCTTCGATACGACCGCGTTGATGGCAGGATTGTGCTTTTCGATCCGCGCGATGGCTTCTTCGGCAAGCTCTTCCGCTTTTACATCGCCCTTGCGCACCAGCTCGGCGAGCCCCAGTCCGTCATAGCGCGTATATTCGCCAAAGCTCATCCGCTTCTCCCGCCCCCGCGTTTCACCGGGCAGAAGCTTAGCCGCTGACTGCCGCGCGTCAAACGGTCAGGGCCGGAGGTCAGGTCTCTTTGTCTTTCTCGTTCGCAATCCAGGGATAGGGAGGGGTGCCCTCGAAGACCGGGCCTTCAAGTGCCGGTTCGCCTCCACCGTCCCATGGCTTGGCCGAAAAGCGGGCGCGGCGCAGAACGGCCGCTCCTTCGGGGCCAGCATCCCTCGTCACGTCGCCGACATTCACTTGCTCCACCTGCATTGTGGTGTCGGTCAGCGTTACAAGCGTATAGCCGTGGCCATCGGCATCCATGTAGTCGAGGCCGGGGCTCGCGCGCTCGTTGCGGAACATGTTGTGGATATATTCGGAGGACGAATAATTCGCGAGAATGCCGGCGCGCAGGCCGTTCACCAGCGTGTTGTTCCAGTTCTCGCGCTTTGTCCCCTCGTCATCGAGCACCACGGCACGATGGAAAAAGCCGCTGTCGCGCGTCGCGCGGGCGGCGCCTTCATACATCGAGCCGGAGCTGATCGCGCCCGTCATGATTTCGAGCGCCGCG
Above is a window of Parvibaculum lavamentivorans DS-1 DNA encoding:
- a CDS encoding amidase, whose amino-acid sequence is MSFGEYTRYDGLGLAELVRKGDVKAEELAEEAIARIEKHNPAINAVVSKLYDIGRAAAKAPVDGPFKGVPFLLKDAFGDLAGTTTRLGSRFRAGTAATEDAALAKRFKKAGLSILGKTNVPEFTLLPTTESALYGPARNPWNVNHSTGGSSGGAAAAVAAGLVPLAHANDSGGSIRIPASSCGLVGLKPTRARTSLGPDYGDVLSGLCHEHVVTRSVRDSAAMLDCTHGYEPGAPYAAPHVERPFLEEAGRKPGKLRIAFSKTNPAGNPLHADCVKGVEETAKLLADLGHEVVEAAPPLKPEEPGSIFLPMWASWLASEIEGEALRRGRGPKEDELEGLTWGLYEIGKQVSAAQYLMLVKEAQAMTRRVAGFMESHDVWLTPTLASPPIPLGLIDINERDPLKAFAPAVDYVPFTPIQNLTGQPAISLPLAMSSDGLPVGMMFSARFGDEATLFRLAAQLEEARPWKDRHPAIWN